The Alligator mississippiensis isolate rAllMis1 chromosome 3, rAllMis1, whole genome shotgun sequence DNA window acggtgcaattctcagttgcatagagaaaaccccggtgcaaaggagttcccgccccccgtatgtaaatttgtttcccactattggctgtttctaaattattcccatgtggcggctagcgattggcttgctagccgtataagaggcttgagcagtttccgcccaagttggaggaggaggacttcacatccatctcgtgaagaactctaagtgcgctgtggagcctaacaaactccgcatgtgccttaaaggaggatacaggggcctgatcaacctctagcctctccccatcgccgcacgatcccttgacgtaccccaccctgcatgctcatggagagtcacctttcagactctcatttcggacggtccacggagcctagcaaactccatgagtggtatccagagctctgttcgtgtttgtttagcggagcctagcaaactccgctcgtgtgtcttcggtggagcctagcaaactccacgtgtgtgtgttttttttgtaactgcaactcaagaaagtttttcctgcctgcaccgcgaccacctacggtgtaagtaaaacaatctttaatcaacctctatgagtcagtgcctaattctagttcaccgtgccgactctttccccggcccacgtgcccgggctgctggccacagcccctcggccccgacatggcaacgaggatgggatacggggaaAGCACAATAGAACTAGAATTAGTAGAAAACTGCCCTTGGCAAAGTGGGAAACGCGACTTAGCAAGCGtcgtggaactggaggcgcatatcgcttaccaccaggcgggtggaacaggtaaaaggtttatcagcggacgcctttcgctgaagggagaagagggagcttctgaagatggagccccaagagagagggaagtgtatcttcaccccatggcattcgggtgtataatgaacgatgagcgggtcctgtttaggcccctcgacactgtgtccctcgccagagtcagcccagcaggcgcagtaaacccgaccctcacccgggagtgtgcccgttgcctaagatgtgctcgggagagtgaagaaccggtgccgatcgaccggttctccccctttatgctggtgtctagattgaggggtcgcgagctt harbors:
- the LOC109281894 gene encoding uncharacterized protein LOC109281894; protein product: MATRMGYGESTIELELVENCPWQSGKRDLASVVELEAHIAYHQAGGTGKRFISGRLSLKGEEGASEDGAPREREVYLHPMAFGCIMNDERVLFRPLDTVSLARVSPAGAVNPTLTRECARCLRCARESEEPVPIDRFSPFMLVSRLRGRELPSEFREDLETQERAADERVTPRYNKGGRLTATFRTVTDLMQKNLSLKAQLRMAVQAVKEATAKENLETPRQDGAEQEGDRVEELEEKGGASEELARVQPATPPTDAASLPATTPSC